The following coding sequences are from one Streptomyces dengpaensis window:
- the drmB gene encoding DUF1998 domain-containing protein — protein sequence MTTHGNRRVGAVRPSHLMFTAGIGSLVDLPNFSVLVKGLDAWSYSGITDYDIDEPRLRAAVNRSLQRYGRGQVEQLRAAPWLEGGDADPKGWAAQGVGVPVTPFPQWLRCTACNVLAAVDSSEFAFINSNPRTPHEAKFVHDCKRGKPLAVAARFTLVCTVGHLDEFPYTAYVHHGQACSKTPRPKLRMKDHGGNQAANVTIECVACGEKRNIREAMGERGRRNLPLCRGRHPHLGTYAANGCAQDSVLMVAGASNQWFPLTLSALALPKGQGGDIDKLLDDHWPDLQLIDDRGQFDFMARMPKFGFLKEFEADAVVAAIAARKQGSDGLAPSAPDVQADLFGPEWDALSGPVPAPSDDFALRKVSVPPRLGELFSDIRQVERLREARALIGFTRLDAPDPESPEIASRVDLSRGTQPWVPASEVRGEGIFLRVRDGLMADWVARMEKSPHMEAHREAFGRFRANRKSDRKTSDFDPFFGWPGARYIALHTLSHLLIRTIALECGYNSASLAERIYAGDEKNPRTGILIYTAVPDSEGTLGGLVSLAEEREFDRIVRRALTDAGHCSADPLCSERLPHDPGDYLHGAACHVCLFVSETTCERANRFLDRRFLVPLSGDKEQVLTPVGLLP from the coding sequence ATGACCACCCACGGCAATCGCAGGGTCGGAGCCGTCCGTCCCAGCCACCTCATGTTCACCGCCGGTATCGGCTCCCTCGTCGATCTGCCGAATTTCTCGGTTCTCGTCAAGGGACTTGACGCCTGGAGCTACTCCGGCATCACCGATTACGACATCGACGAGCCTCGGCTGCGCGCCGCCGTCAACCGATCCCTCCAGCGCTACGGGCGCGGACAGGTCGAGCAGTTGCGCGCCGCCCCATGGCTGGAGGGTGGGGACGCGGACCCCAAGGGCTGGGCTGCGCAGGGTGTCGGGGTGCCCGTCACACCGTTTCCTCAATGGCTGCGCTGCACCGCCTGCAATGTGCTGGCCGCCGTCGACTCCAGTGAGTTCGCCTTCATCAACTCCAACCCGCGTACGCCGCACGAAGCGAAGTTCGTCCACGACTGCAAGCGGGGGAAGCCTCTCGCCGTCGCTGCCCGCTTCACCCTCGTCTGCACTGTCGGCCATCTCGATGAGTTTCCGTACACGGCATACGTCCACCACGGGCAGGCCTGCAGCAAGACGCCGCGCCCGAAGCTGCGCATGAAGGACCACGGCGGCAACCAGGCCGCCAACGTCACCATCGAATGCGTCGCCTGCGGCGAGAAGCGCAACATCCGCGAGGCGATGGGCGAGCGAGGCCGCCGCAACCTACCGCTGTGCCGCGGACGTCACCCGCACCTGGGCACATACGCGGCGAACGGCTGTGCTCAGGACTCGGTCCTGATGGTGGCGGGCGCGTCCAATCAGTGGTTCCCGCTCACTCTCAGCGCTCTGGCCCTGCCCAAGGGGCAGGGCGGAGACATTGACAAGCTCCTCGACGACCACTGGCCCGACTTGCAACTCATAGATGATCGCGGACAGTTCGACTTCATGGCACGCATGCCCAAGTTCGGGTTCCTCAAAGAGTTCGAGGCCGACGCGGTCGTCGCGGCCATCGCGGCTCGTAAGCAAGGATCCGACGGACTGGCTCCCTCCGCGCCCGACGTCCAGGCCGACCTCTTCGGCCCCGAATGGGACGCGCTCTCGGGCCCCGTTCCAGCGCCGAGTGACGACTTCGCCCTGCGGAAGGTCTCCGTTCCGCCCCGCCTCGGCGAACTCTTCTCAGACATTCGCCAAGTGGAGCGGCTGCGCGAGGCACGCGCCCTGATCGGTTTCACCAGGCTCGACGCCCCTGACCCTGAGTCGCCGGAGATCGCCAGCCGGGTAGACCTGTCCCGCGGTACGCAGCCCTGGGTGCCGGCCAGCGAGGTTCGCGGCGAGGGCATCTTCCTTCGTGTGCGGGACGGCCTCATGGCCGACTGGGTGGCACGTATGGAGAAGTCGCCGCATATGGAGGCCCACAGGGAGGCTTTCGGTCGATTCCGCGCAAACCGAAAGTCGGACCGCAAGACGAGCGACTTCGATCCCTTCTTCGGTTGGCCCGGGGCACGGTACATCGCCCTGCACACGCTTTCCCACCTTTTGATCCGTACCATCGCCCTGGAATGCGGCTACAACTCGGCCTCACTCGCAGAGCGAATTTATGCGGGAGACGAAAAGAACCCAAGGACGGGCATTCTCATCTACACCGCTGTTCCCGATTCGGAGGGCACCCTCGGAGGCCTTGTTTCGCTTGCTGAGGAGCGCGAGTTCGACCGGATCGTCCGTCGTGCCCTGACCGACGCCGGGCACTGCTCGGCCGACCCACTGTGCTCCGAGCGCCTGCCGCACGACCCGGGCGACTACCTGCACGGAGCCGCCTGCCATGTCTGTCTCTTCGTGTCCGAGACCACATGCGAGCGCGCAAATCGGTTCCTGGATCGCCGCTTCCTCGTACCGCTTTCCGGAGACAA